The nucleotide sequence TCCACCTAGAAGCGTGGCAATACTTGCATGTTTCTTCATCAATATCATCTTCCCAGTACAACATGCAGTCATTCGGACAAGCATCGATCTTAACATAATCAAGACACAACTTATTGATGGTATTCTTGGCCTCATAAAAAGATATAGGGATTTTTGCAAATTTAAATGCATCCCTAAGTAGATCTAGTATCATAGTCATTTCCTTGTTACTCAACCCAGACAAACACTTTATGTGATATAACTTTAACAAAAACTCTAACTTTGAGTACTTGGACCCTTCGTACAGTTCTTGATTTCCATTTATAAGCAAGTCAAAAAAGTCTTTGTTGTATGAAGCTGGCATTTCGTTTAACATTTCTTCTTCTCCCACTACTTGTGATGGACCTACATCAACGCTCTCATGTCTTAAGCCCCCAAATGCTTCATTAATCAATAATTCTATAGGATTTTCGGGAGGTATTGTATCATGGGTAACCTCTATGTTGTTAGAACTATGCACCACATCCATTTCCCTATGCATAAACCAAGTGACATAATTTTCAGGGAATGGTTTGCAGCCCAAATGGTAAAATACTATATCTTTAGTCTGCCACTTTCTAAAGCCACATTTAGGACATGCACATTTTATTCTATCTCTTATAGCTCCATTCTTAAATGCAAATTCTATAAATTGATTCAAACCAAGCAAATATTCTGGTGTGTTCCTCGACATTCTAATCCAAGACTTATCCATTGAAAAAATAGATTAGTGTGAAACAATATTCACCTACAAGATTTTCAAAGCTTTAAGATTAGAGACATATTTAACACTTTATAAGACAAAAAAAGTAGAGGTAATGTTCTACTAATTATCTAGCATGATAAGACCAACTGAGAATGCTACAACAAGCTACTTAATTTCTCAATTGACTACATTACATTAAGCCTTTTGCATTAAAGTAATGTTAAGCAGCCATAAAAGATAACCATATTTACCAACTTAATACTCTCCTTATAACATCTGGTTGAAAAGCAGCTCAACATGATAGCACATCAGTTTAAGTACATATTCAGAGGACAACTTCAGTGGAATTAAAACACATTGCACATGCAGATCCCCACCATTATTATGATATGATGGAACACTTAGTATGTTTATGAAAGATCAGGTGATCAGCAGCAACACTAAGACAAAATTAAAAAATCTACTTCATTGTATTGTCAAGTCTTACTATTAAAAAATCTACTTCATTGTACTGCCCTCCGGAGAAAATTAAAATTCCAATCTTATCATAGTCACTACCATTTTCTAGGATACGTTACACCATTCATTACTTGTCTATAGCAATTAACAGAAGAAGTCTAACTCCAAGAAGATATGGTCGAACAATGCAAACAATAGAGAAAGGCAGGGAGAGTGACAAAAGGTTTATTGCTTACTGCTTACATTAATTGATTATGTAGAGATACGCTTAGTAAACACTTTCTTAATATGATTCTCTAGTTCCTTATTAACTAAAGGTTTCATTATCGGGTGAAGTTCACTGTATTGCACTGTTTCTTCCATCTGCGCCTTCTTCTTTAACAATAGAGAGGTTAATGTTGCCTTGGGTTTAAGGTCTCTCTCAATGAAGAGAGGTGAATCAAACTAAATTGAAGGCCTACTACTTTGATTTAGAACCAATCAAACTTATTCAGTGATTGTGTACAAGTTATAATTTCACATTGTGAATCTGTTGTAATGAAATAATCATAGTAACAATCATACAATAAGTAAGTATCTGTTTAAAATTATAGCATATTAACCATAATACATCTATTGTACCAAGGGACTGTTGAATTTGGCaaatcccacatcggtgggttagcCATTTGGTAGGGATATTtttcctataaaaggaggcctaatgtttaggatttaaacacacctctcatttgccttcttatcttcttaaggcatttgtatcttctctctttagtattatttcacttgtatttttgaagtggaataaaatattggttgtgtccgaggagtagacaaaattggccgaacctcgtaaattttggtattccttttattgttgttttattgtcttatttattatttggcggctgtcataatttttggtatagtagttatgactcattcacactatatatatttggcttccacaacaattggtatcagagccaaggtattgtctaagtatgctctgtggttgcagcatagtctgatcttccacatcagaaaagatttatcttgataactgagtcaaggttctgtctgagtatgctttgtaattgcagcttagtctgatcttctacatcagaaaggaaataatcttgatttgtgtcgtcagctattaaataatatttgtgtcaaatatgggagacaataaacaagaagaatctacatcaagtgtcaacaatacgtcatcattcgcatcttcgcttatgacaagaattgtgtcaaatgcgaaatttgcggtagaaatttttgacaggtccgggcattttgggatgtggcaaggtgaggttctagatgtcctttttcaacaagggctagatcttgccattgaaga is from Nicotiana tabacum cultivar K326 chromosome 18, ASM71507v2, whole genome shotgun sequence and encodes:
- the LOC107767582 gene encoding uncharacterized protein LOC107767582 gives rise to the protein MSRNTPEYLLGLNQFIEFAFKNGAIRDRIKCACPKCGFRKWQTKDIVFYHLGCKPFPENYVTWFMHREMDVVHSSNNIEVTHDTIPPENPIELLINEAFGGLRHESVDVGPSQVVGEEEMLNEMPASYNKDFFDLLINGNQELYEGSKYSKLEFLLKLYHIKCLSGLSNKEMTMILDLLRDAFKFAKIPISFYEAKNTINKLCLDYVKIDACPNDCMLYWEDDIDEETCKYCHASRWKPDKKSNKMLCLLQTAEHMRWHTVGGNKDGIIRHPRDGEAWKRFDSTFPEFSSDPRNVRLGLASDGLNPFGMMSTNYSIWSVILVPYNLPPWLCMKQPNFILSMMILGPRTAGNNIDVYLQPLIKELNELWSKGVEIFDSSKDEIFRMRAALMWTNLVDFGIVESGALLAIVDFWQEITNLD